Genomic DNA from Gemmatimonadales bacterium:
GGGCGTTTCAAGCGCCATCGCCGGACCGGCGGCCGCCGGCATACCGGTCACGGCGCGGGGGCTGGCCCGCTCGTTCGCGGTGGTCACTGGGCACCAGGCAGGTCCGGACGATGAGACGTTCGATCTCCGCGGCCTTGCCGCCGTGGACACCCTGGTGGTGCTGATGGGACGTGCGTCGCTCGCTCGTCTGACGGCACAACTGATGGAGGCGGGGCGTGACCCGGACACGCCGGCGGCGTGCATCCAATCGGCCACCACGCCCGAGCAGCGGGTGACCCGGGCTACGCTGGCAACCATCGCGGATGCGGCGGACCGCGAGGGGCTGGAGGCGCCGCTGGTCACGGTGATCGGTGCCGTGGCAGCGCTGGACGACGCGCCGGCCTGGGCCGCCGAATCAACCGGCGGCGCGCGGACTCGCCTGGGTGCGGGCTGAGCGCGTTTCGAGCAAGCCAGGGCGCGTGGATCTGCTGCAGAATCGGGCGAATTGTCGCGCCGTCCGCGACCCGAGATATGCTGTATCCGGGCTCATGATTCCCTCTTCAACCCACGGTTCCAGCCCAGGGCGGCATAGAGCGGGCAGTGGCCCGTGAGTGCGGTACCCAGGGGAATCAAGCCCACCAGCGTCAGATAACGCCATGGGGGAGTCAGTGCTCCGTACAAGCCCAGGA
This window encodes:
- a CDS encoding DUF2892 domain-containing protein, producing MSRNMERLARLILGVLLLGLYGALTPPWRYLTLVGLIPLGTALTGHCPLYAALGWNRGLKRES